Proteins encoded in a region of the Nitrospirota bacterium genome:
- the rnr gene encoding ribonuclease R: MLTKETILAFFRGKTSRPLLFKDMARLMGLSKPETRALKRLLRDMLRQGEIVLNRKGLYGPAEEMNLATGYFAAHRDGYGFVISEKPGERDFFIPPKGTLGAMKGDRVMVRIENWKKREARIMRILERAHAKVLGTFDITKAGAFVKPKDRSIPFDLYVAPQDRGMAKNRDMVIAEIVSFPTDKRSPTAKIVRIVKKPEGPADEVELIIDEFSLPRRFPKAVSDEAKLLAAAASGAQRAEKRKDLRHLPTVTIDGERAKDFDDAVSIALSDHGYKLCVHIADVGHYVPWNSAIDLEARKRGTSVYLPDRVIPMLPKELSEDLCSLKPKVDRNAFTVEMDFDRFGRRLSARFYLSLINSDERMTYTSVKKILIDKDENERQRYGNLIKDFELMEELCNILRTKRFERGSLDFDLPEPEVLLDLQGSPEAIIKAERNFAHMIIEEFMIAANEAVAEHIEALGVPCMYRIHEEPDPLKLEDVVNVVKQFSRTAGRKFTVRDFADILKSIKDTPQEEIINYIVLRSLKQARYSVTNVGHFGLASTSYAHFTSPIRRYPDLVVHRILREILAKKIISDQRKKELDTLLPDIAFSSSRTERAADAAEFQVIKAMRAWFMKDKVGDIFAGRIVGVSSYGIRIRLNEFYVEGFLHISSMTDDFYQYNEKTMRLYGRHTNRSFRIGQELSVRLDRVDLEEREIIFGLV, translated from the coding sequence ATGCTGACTAAAGAGACCATACTCGCTTTTTTCAGGGGAAAGACATCCCGGCCTCTTCTCTTTAAAGACATGGCACGCCTTATGGGGCTGAGCAAACCTGAGACCAGAGCCTTAAAAAGACTGCTCAGGGATATGCTCAGACAGGGCGAGATCGTCCTGAACCGCAAAGGCCTGTACGGACCCGCAGAAGAGATGAATCTTGCAACAGGCTATTTTGCAGCCCACCGCGACGGGTATGGTTTTGTGATCTCTGAAAAACCGGGAGAGCGGGACTTTTTCATTCCGCCTAAGGGTACGCTCGGTGCCATGAAAGGCGATCGTGTCATGGTGCGGATCGAGAACTGGAAAAAGCGTGAAGCGCGGATCATGAGGATCCTTGAGCGGGCACATGCCAAGGTGCTTGGCACATTTGACATCACAAAGGCTGGGGCATTTGTAAAACCAAAAGACAGGTCCATTCCCTTTGACCTTTATGTTGCTCCGCAGGACAGGGGCATGGCAAAGAACAGGGACATGGTGATCGCAGAGATCGTCTCTTTTCCTACGGATAAAAGATCTCCGACAGCAAAGATCGTAAGGATCGTAAAAAAACCTGAGGGCCCTGCGGATGAAGTGGAACTGATCATCGATGAGTTCAGTCTGCCGAGACGGTTCCCCAAGGCGGTCAGTGATGAGGCAAAACTCCTTGCTGCCGCAGCCTCGGGCGCTCAACGAGCCGAAAAAAGAAAAGACCTCCGACACCTTCCAACGGTGACCATTGACGGTGAACGCGCAAAAGATTTTGACGATGCTGTCTCCATAGCCTTATCTGATCATGGATATAAACTCTGCGTGCATATAGCGGATGTCGGCCACTATGTGCCGTGGAATTCAGCCATTGACCTTGAAGCGCGGAAACGCGGCACCAGTGTCTATCTGCCTGACCGTGTGATACCGATGCTGCCGAAAGAACTTTCAGAAGATCTCTGCAGCCTCAAGCCAAAGGTGGACCGCAATGCCTTTACCGTCGAGATGGACTTTGACCGTTTCGGGCGGCGTCTGAGCGCACGCTTCTACCTCAGTCTCATCAACAGCGATGAACGTATGACCTACACGTCGGTCAAAAAGATACTGATCGACAAAGATGAGAACGAACGGCAGAGATACGGAAATTTGATCAAAGACTTTGAACTTATGGAAGAGCTCTGTAATATTCTCAGGACAAAGAGATTTGAACGGGGCAGCCTTGATTTTGATCTGCCTGAACCGGAGGTACTTCTTGATCTTCAGGGAAGCCCTGAGGCGATCATAAAGGCAGAACGGAATTTCGCACATATGATTATTGAGGAGTTCATGATCGCTGCCAACGAGGCGGTTGCAGAGCATATCGAGGCCCTTGGCGTTCCCTGCATGTACCGGATACATGAAGAGCCTGACCCGCTGAAACTTGAAGATGTGGTCAACGTTGTAAAACAGTTTTCAAGGACTGCCGGCAGGAAGTTCACGGTCAGGGATTTCGCGGATATCCTCAAATCAATAAAGGACACGCCCCAGGAAGAGATCATCAACTACATCGTTCTCAGGAGTCTCAAGCAGGCAAGATATTCAGTCACCAATGTCGGCCACTTCGGCCTTGCCTCAACGTCATACGCTCATTTCACCTCGCCGATCCGCCGCTATCCTGACCTTGTTGTGCACAGGATCCTTCGCGAGATCCTGGCCAAAAAGATTATTTCCGATCAGCGCAAAAAAGAACTCGATACCTTGCTCCCTGACATTGCCTTTAGTTCATCTCGCACGGAACGGGCTGCTGACGCTGCCGAATTCCAGGTGATCAAGGCTATGAGGGCCTGGTTCATGAAGGACAAGGTCGGCGACATCTTTGCGGGCAGGATCGTCGGCGTCTCGTCCTACGGCATCCGGATACGGCTGAATGAATTTTATGTCGAGGGTTTTCTTCATATCTCTTCCATGACTGATGACTTCTATCAGTACAATGAGAAGACCATGAGGCTGTACGGCAGGCATACGAATCGTTCATTCAGAATTGGCCAGGAGCTTTCC